The following proteins are encoded in a genomic region of Alnus glutinosa chromosome 8, dhAlnGlut1.1, whole genome shotgun sequence:
- the LOC133876391 gene encoding glycine-rich protein DC7.1-like → MGYSKTFLLLGLIFAVVLLISSDVSEAAQTQENVQTDAVEEAKYGDHKHGHGHGHGHGHHGHGHGHGHGHPGHGAAGET, encoded by the exons ATGGGTTACTCCAAGACTTTTCTTCTCCTTGGTCTTATCTTTGCTGTTGTGCTTCTCATTTCCTCCGATGTCTCTGAAGCCGCTCAAACCC AGGAAAATGTCCAAACTGACGCTGTGGAGGAGGCCAAGTATGGTGACCATAAGCATGGGCATGGACACGGGCATGGACATGGTCACCACGGCCATGGACATGGACATGGTCACGGTCACCCAGGACATGGTGCTGCTGGCGAGACATAA
- the LOC133875206 gene encoding uncharacterized protein LOC133875206 — protein MGYSKTFLLLGLVFTVVLLISSDASEAAQTQENVQTDAVDESKYGDHKHGHGHKYGHGHKHGHGHHGHGHGHGHGHPGHGAAGET, from the exons ATGGGTTACTCCAAGACTTTTCTTCTCCTTGGTCTTGTCTTCACTGTTGTGCTTCTCATCTCTTCTGATGCTTCTGAAGCCGCTCAAACTC AGGAAAATGTCCAAACTGATGCTGTGGATGAGTCCAAGTATGGTGACCATAAGCATGGGCATGGACACAAGTATGGGCATGGACACAAGCATGGACATGGTCACCACGGCCATGGACATGGACATGGTCACGGTCACCCAGGACACGGTGCTGCTGGGGAGACATAA